The Columba livia isolate bColLiv1 breed racing homer chromosome 21, bColLiv1.pat.W.v2, whole genome shotgun sequence genome has a segment encoding these proteins:
- the LOC135575990 gene encoding SUN domain-containing protein 3-like, whose product MLVTCTSAGTRRHTETVEGLNGKMKTQKATMLVLILGLLSFGIYDLGQLGKESLWSAAAQLQDLSKTLSLPDQLHKLQEQLYHLRWSTKDVAEQALQEGLKQAKLPGFTGQAVQEIINQALENLVEIQVPMPDYALKSAGAAVIHSRTSPSLRNAKAKLFFYSLPLMDYMRSPELILEPENYPGNCWPFPGSQGHVFIKLPVPVIPRAVTMDHGSGTAFHGESISGAPKDFAVYGFKEEHEEQGMFLGQFTFLVPLNPSQTFQLKNELPVVVNYIRLQVLSNWGHPDYTCLYRFRVHGDPPKDGGDVLVSSVNKFH is encoded by the exons ATGCTTGttacctgcacctcagcaggtaCCAGGAGACACACAGAGACGGTTGAAGGTCTCAACGG gaagatgaagaCTCAGAAAGCAACGATGCTGGTGTTGATTCTTGGTCTGCTCTCTTTTG GTATTTACGACTTGGGCCAACTTGGCAAAGAAAGCCTCTGGAGCGCCGCAGCACAGTTACAAGACCTGAGCaaaaccctgtccctgccagacCAGCTCCATAAGCTCCAGGAACAGCTTTACCATCTGCGCTGGAGCACAAAGGATGTCGCGGAGCAGGCTCTACAGGAAGGCTTGAAGCAGGCAAAGCTTCCAGGCTTTACCGGACAG gctgttcAGGAGATCATCAATCAAGCCCTGGAGAATCTGGTGGAAATCCAGGTCCCGATGCCGGATTACGccctgaaatcagcag gGGCTGCTGTCATTCATTCCAGGACTTCTCCATCCCTGCGGAACGCCAAAGCCAAACTCTTCTTCTATTCCCTGCCATTGATGGATTACATGAGGTCCCCTGAGCTTATTCTGGAG ccAGAAAATTATCCTGGAAACTGCTGGCCCTTCCCAGGAAGTCAGGGTCATGTGTTCATCAAGTTGCCCGTGCCAGTCATTCCAAGAGCAGTCACCATGGACCATGGCTCAGGGACAGCGTTCCACGGAGAAAGTATCTCCGGAGCTCCaaaggactttgctgtctaC ggcttcaaggaagaacacgAGGAGCAGGGAATGTTCCTGGGACAGTTCACTTTCCTGGTGCCACTGAATCCCAGtcagaccttccagctgaag AATGAGCTCCCTGTGGTCGtgaattacatcaggctgcaagtgctgagcaactggggccACCCGGACTACACCTGCCTGTATCGGTTCAGGGTGCACGGTGATCCGCCCAAAGATGGGGGAGACGTTCTTGTTTCATCTGtcaataaattccattaa
- the LOC110364683 gene encoding uncharacterized protein C12orf50-like, producing MFSQSNSSIEFFEVLGDGNTSATLNNTKKGGESSGRRVPTERIPRRNCRSFDNGEIHPSDPNGKPSYQQRRKNKDGETASSVPYVKATSRKTDFDSLEPRRSTYVFYRTVNVTQEPKFNGSADKYTSGFYNAPRWRKRNPHEYTYCKFKTTIQRSQEDLEANNKGE from the exons ATGTTTTCCCAAAGCAACTCTTCCATTGAGTTCTTTGAGGTTTTAG GGGATGGTAATACTTCTGCAACACTTAACAAtacaaagaaaggaggagagagttCAGGAAGGAGAGTTCCAACGGAGCGTATTCCCAGAAGAAATTGTCGATCCTTTGACAATGGAG AAATTCACCCTTCAGATCCCAACGGAAAACCAAGTTACCAACAAAGGCGTAAAAATAAGGATGGTGAAACTGCTTCTTCTGTTCCTTATGTGAAAGCTACTAGCAGAAAGACTGATTTTGATTCTTTGGAACCTCGAAGATCAACATATGTTTTCTACCGCACTGTGAATGTCACCCAAGAACCAAAGTTCAATGGATCTGCAG ACAAATATACTTCAGGATTTTACAATGCACCAcgttggaggaaaagaaatccacATGAATATACATACTGTAAGTTTAAAACAACCATTCAG CGGAGCCAAGAAGACTTGGAAGCAAATAACAAAGGAGAATGA